The genomic window GCGGATTGAAGCTGAGAAAAGCCTACGCGACGGATGCGGTGGTGGAGAAGATGGTCACGGCCTTCCGCAGGTACCGGACTTCATGATGCCTGTCCCCCGATTTTCACCAAGACCACGCAGATTCCATGGTTCGCATCGTCATGCTCGGCCGTTTGGGCAACAACCTGTTCCAGTATGCCATGGGACGGGTTCTGGCGGACAGGCACGGCGTCCCGCTGGTAATGGACGGGTCCTGGTTCAACCGGGAAGGATGGGATCAGGTGAAATGCATCAAGCGGCTGCCCGGCTTGAGAGAAGGAAAGGCGCAGGTGGTCCGGCGTTGTTCATTGGGAGCGAGACTCCTCCTGAAAGCAACCGGCAGACATTACTGGGAGTATCGCGGAGTTCCCGTTCTACGGGAAAGCGAAAGCGACCAATCATTCGACCCCCGGTTCCTGCAAGCGCCCGCGGACTGCATGCTCTTCGGCTATTTCCAAACGCCGCTTTATTTTGAAAGCATCGAAGCCAGCCTGCGGCAGGAGCTTTCCACCCACGACCTCGGTCTGGAGGACGGACACGAGCGTCTGGCCGAACAACTCCGCGCTCCCGGCTCGGTGGCGATCCATGTCCGGCGGACCGATTATACCGGCAACCCCAATCTCGACATCTGCGACCCCGGCTACTACGCGAAAGCGATGGAACACATGCGTTCCGGCAT from Luteolibacter yonseiensis includes these protein-coding regions:
- a CDS encoding alpha-1,2-fucosyltransferase, yielding MVRIVMLGRLGNNLFQYAMGRVLADRHGVPLVMDGSWFNREGWDQVKCIKRLPGLREGKAQVVRRCSLGARLLLKATGRHYWEYRGVPVLRESESDQSFDPRFLQAPADCMLFGYFQTPLYFESIEASLRQELSTHDLGLEDGHERLAEQLRAPGSVAIHVRRTDYTGNPNLDICDPGYYAKAMEHMRSGMESPRFHVFSDEPSWCRRHFTSSDTTVIEPDPSSSPLTYLHLMSLAGNHIIANSSYSWWAAWLGKKSGQQVLMPPVWFEKTLAPIGEKQAAGWKPVG